A section of the Phacochoerus africanus isolate WHEZ1 chromosome 4, ROS_Pafr_v1, whole genome shotgun sequence genome encodes:
- the LOC125123943 gene encoding pregnancy-associated glycoprotein 2-like isoform X1 translates to MHCGRIPLRKVKSTRENLREKGLLKNFLEEHPHDLIQNHPTEDSAPQKNISQQPLRNHLDMIYVGNITIGTPPQQFSMAFDTGSSDTWVPSIYCQSMACVTHNTFDPFQSTTFQLPGIVIDLHYGSGTMTGLLGYDTIQMGDLIIKNQTFGLSLTEDDMVFEHAIFDGILGLGYPSLAIKGTTPIFDTMMNQSLISEPVFAFYLSSETEVGSMVMFGGVLDCYYKGDLKWVSLSKPHYWQIPLERISMKGKIVACKRGCQAVVDTGTSLTLGPRNQVYNIHKRFSGYYLQDLVKDQATGSFGGSSHNQNKVYQPLSPFLQQYVVPCQDINTLPDIVFTIEGIDYPVPARAYVQKSSRGLCVSTFQGRRSRSTRKQPWILGNVFLRLYFTVFDRGQNRIGLAPAV, encoded by the exons ATGCACTGCGGAAGGATCCCTCTAAGGAAGGTCAAGTCCACCCGAGAAAACCTCAGGGAAAAAGGCTTGCTGAAAAATTTCCTGGAAGAACATCCTCATGACCTGATCCAGAACCACCCGACCGAAGATTCTGCCCCTCAGAAGAATATCTCTCAACAACCCCTGAGAAACCACTTGGAT ATGATCTACGTGGGCAACATCACCATCGGAACACCCCCCCAGCAGTTCAGCATGGCCTTCGACACAGGCTCATCTGACACATGGGTGCCCTCCATCTACTGCCAAAGCATGGCCTGTG TTACACACAACACCTTCGACCCTTTTCAATCCACCACCTTCCAGTTGCCAGGCATCGTCATCGATCTGCATTACGGCTCTGGGACAATGACCGGACTCCTTGGCTATGACACCATTCAG ATGGGGGACCTTATCATCAAGAACCAGACATTTGGCTTGAGCCTGACAGAGGATGACATGGTCTTTGAACATGCAATCTTCGATGGCATCCTAGGCCTGGGCTATCCCAGCCTCGCCATCAAAGGGACCACCCCCATCTTCGACACCATGATGAATCAAAGCCTCATTTCTGAGCCTGTCTTTGCCTTCTACTTGAGCAG cGAAACAGAGGTAGGCAGCATGGTGATGTTTGGCGGCGTGCTCGACTGTTACTACAAAGGAGACCTCAAGTGGGTGTCCCTGTCGAAACCCCACTACTGGCAGATACCCTTGGAAAG GATCAGCATGAAAGGGAAGATTGTTGCATGTAAACGCGGTTGTCAGGCCGTCGTGGATACTGGGACCTCGTTGACACTTGGCCCAAGGAATCAAGTCTACAACATCCATAAGCGCTTCAGTGGCTATTACCTCCAGGACCTGGTGAAGGATCAGGCTACAGGTTCATTCGGGGGCTCTTCACACAATCAGAATAAGGTGTACCAAcctctctccccttttctccaACAGTACGTGGTCCCATGTCAAGACATCAACACCCTCCCTGACATCGTCTTCACCATTGAGGGCATTGACTACCCAGTGCCAGCTCGAGCCTATGTCCAAAAG AGTTCTAGAGGACTGTGTGTGAGTACCTTTCAAGGACGGAGAAGTAGGTCCACCCGCAAGCAACCCTGGATCCTGGGGAACGTCTTCTTAAGGCTGTACTTCACCGTTTTTGATCGAGGACAGAACAGGATTGGCCTGGCTCCCGCTGTATAA
- the LOC125123943 gene encoding pregnancy-associated glycoprotein 2-like isoform X2: MHCGRIPLRKVKSTRENLREKGLLKNFLEEHPHDLIQNHPTEDSAPQKNISQQPLRNHLDMIYVGNITIGTPPQQFSMAFDTGSSDTWVPSIYCQSMACVTHNTFDPFQSTTFQLPGIVIDLHYGSGTMTGLLGYDTIQMGDLIIKNQTFGLSLTEDDMVFEHAIFDGILGLGYPSLAIKGTTPIFDTMMNQSLISEPVFAFYLSSETEVGSMVMFGGVLDCYYKGDLKWVSLSKPHYWQIPLERISMKGKIVACKRGCQAVVDTGTSLTLGPRNQVYNIHKRFSGYYLQDLYVVPCQDINTLPDIVFTIEGIDYPVPARAYVQKSSRGLCVSTFQGRRSRSTRKQPWILGNVFLRLYFTVFDRGQNRIGLAPAV; this comes from the exons ATGCACTGCGGAAGGATCCCTCTAAGGAAGGTCAAGTCCACCCGAGAAAACCTCAGGGAAAAAGGCTTGCTGAAAAATTTCCTGGAAGAACATCCTCATGACCTGATCCAGAACCACCCGACCGAAGATTCTGCCCCTCAGAAGAATATCTCTCAACAACCCCTGAGAAACCACTTGGAT ATGATCTACGTGGGCAACATCACCATCGGAACACCCCCCCAGCAGTTCAGCATGGCCTTCGACACAGGCTCATCTGACACATGGGTGCCCTCCATCTACTGCCAAAGCATGGCCTGTG TTACACACAACACCTTCGACCCTTTTCAATCCACCACCTTCCAGTTGCCAGGCATCGTCATCGATCTGCATTACGGCTCTGGGACAATGACCGGACTCCTTGGCTATGACACCATTCAG ATGGGGGACCTTATCATCAAGAACCAGACATTTGGCTTGAGCCTGACAGAGGATGACATGGTCTTTGAACATGCAATCTTCGATGGCATCCTAGGCCTGGGCTATCCCAGCCTCGCCATCAAAGGGACCACCCCCATCTTCGACACCATGATGAATCAAAGCCTCATTTCTGAGCCTGTCTTTGCCTTCTACTTGAGCAG cGAAACAGAGGTAGGCAGCATGGTGATGTTTGGCGGCGTGCTCGACTGTTACTACAAAGGAGACCTCAAGTGGGTGTCCCTGTCGAAACCCCACTACTGGCAGATACCCTTGGAAAG GATCAGCATGAAAGGGAAGATTGTTGCATGTAAACGCGGTTGTCAGGCCGTCGTGGATACTGGGACCTCGTTGACACTTGGCCCAAGGAATCAAGTCTACAACATCCATAAGCGCTTCAGTGGCTATTACCTCCAGGACCTG TACGTGGTCCCATGTCAAGACATCAACACCCTCCCTGACATCGTCTTCACCATTGAGGGCATTGACTACCCAGTGCCAGCTCGAGCCTATGTCCAAAAG AGTTCTAGAGGACTGTGTGTGAGTACCTTTCAAGGACGGAGAAGTAGGTCCACCCGCAAGCAACCCTGGATCCTGGGGAACGTCTTCTTAAGGCTGTACTTCACCGTTTTTGATCGAGGACAGAACAGGATTGGCCTGGCTCCCGCTGTATAA